One stretch of Labrus bergylta chromosome 24, fLabBer1.1, whole genome shotgun sequence DNA includes these proteins:
- the LOC109984166 gene encoding fibronectin type III domain-containing protein 5: MWGELAVKTPGEFKKRRGKRREGGMKRVKRQRSGEKDKVMTASLHLDVGLMLLLLACWQTPELVGATVPAAPVNVSVTQLRAHSAMVTWNVPQGDTVIGYSISQQRQDGLMQRSIREVNTSSRWCVLWDLDEDTHYSVQVQSVGPNGDSQPSRAVHFRTLEKTDHYPAGVLDQHEPAMEGLGMTPHLQTGELLIITTVLLLWAAVIALFCRQYDIIKDNDSSSTKDKAKRPLVRSTSYYNTSAGSSPIYHNGAVHSSRLHRASSSISIIRV; encoded by the exons ATGTGGGGGGAACTTGCAGTGAAAACGCCaggagagtttaaaaaaagaagaggaaaaagacgggaaggagggatgaagagggTGAAGAGACAGAGGAGCGGGGAGAAAGATAAGGTTATGACCGCGTCTCTTCACCTGGACGTCGggttgatgctgctgctgctggcctgCTGGCAGACTCCGGAGCTGGTCGGAGCAA CTGTGCCAGCGGCCCCCGTCAACGTGTCGGTGACACAACTGAGGGCGCACTCGGCCATGGTAACCTGGAACGTCCCTCAGGGAGACACCGTCATCGGATACTCCATCTCACAGCAG AGGCAGGACGGCCTGATGCAGCGCTCCATCCGAGAGGTGAACACGTCGAGCCGCTGGTGTGTGCTGTGGGACCTGGACGAGGACACACACTACAGcgtacag GTGCAGTCTGTGGGGCCAAACGGCGACAGCCAGCCGAGCCGTGCCGTCCACTTCAGGACTCTGGAGAAGACGGACCATTACCCAGCCGGAGTCCTGGACCAgc ATGAACCAGCGATGGAGGGTCTGGGAATGACTCCTCACCTGCAGACAGGAGAGCTGCTCATCATCACCAccgtgctgctgctgtgggCAG cGGTGATCGCCCTCTTCTGCCGGCAGTACGACATCATCAAAGACAACGACTCCAGCAGCACCAAAGACAAAGCCAAGAGGCCGCTGGTGCGCTCCACCTCCTACTACAACACGTCAGCCGGCAGCTCGCCGATCTACCACAACGGAGCCGTACACAGCAGCAGG CTGCACAGAGCCTCATCCTCCATCAGCATCATCCGAGTGTGA